The Elaeis guineensis isolate ETL-2024a chromosome 11, EG11, whole genome shotgun sequence genomic interval TATATGTATCGAAGATTACCCAGACTGTAAGGGATAGTCCCATCCAGCATGTTGTTTCCAAGCTGCAATTCAAGTAGGCCCTCGAGAGATGTAAAGGAGTCAGGAATCTCTCCCGTGAGCTTGTTCCCTGACAGGATCAGAGTTTGCAGCTTCTCTAATGTAGCAATCTCCATAGGAATGCTTCCTGAAAGTTGATTTTCACTGAGGTCTAAGTGAAGAAGCTTTGTGCAATTACCTAATTCAGAGGGAATTGATCCTGTTAACCTGTTCGAGGAGATGCGTAAAGTTTGAAGATTCCCGAGATTACCAAGTTCAGGAGGTATAGGCCCAGAAAAAAAATTGTTTGATATGTCAAGCATTGAGAGGTTGTGCCAGGAACCAAGAATGGGTGGTATGCTTCCATCAAACAAGTTATTGCTGAGGTCTAAGTATAATGTTCCCAATTTCGAACTCAAGTTTTCCGGTATATTTCCTTGAAGACAATTATGGCTTAGAATCAGTCTCCTAAGCGATGCACAGCCAGCAATCTCAACAGGGAAGCTACCATTGAAATGATTGCGTCCGACAACCAAAACAGTAAGGTTACCACCGGAGCAGAGATCACTCGGTATCGGTCCATAAAAATCATTGCCCGTCAAATCCAGCATGACCAAACCGCCGGCCGTGCTCTTCCCGAGAGCTGGAGGCACCTCCCCGGTCAGATTGTTGAAAGCCAAAGACAGAGAACTCAGCCGCCTCAGAAGGGTAATCTCTGCAGGGATCTCTCCACTCAAACTGTTGTTATACAACTGCAAGCTCACAAGACTGCTCATTTTCCCAATATCTCGAGGAATGGTTCCTTCTAATTGGTTCTTGAAGAGGTACAGACTCTCAAGGTCCCTGAGATCACAAATCTCCGGGGGAATCGATCCTCCGATAAGATTTTCCTGAAGGCCAAGCTCCACCAAGGAGCTGCATTTCCCGAGCTCGGGCGGCAGAGGCCCCACAAGAAGGTTCTGCCCAAGATAAAGAAACTCCAGATTCCTGAGGTCTCCTATCGAGGGGGGAATTGGACCTGTGAACCGATTACCCCACAAGGAGAGAGTGATCAGGGATCGGCATTGGCCAATTCCTTCAGGGATGCTGCCATTGAAACCATTCCCTGAAAGATAAAGCGCTTGCAGATTCTCAAGGCTTTCTATGCTCCTGGGCAAGTCTCCCACGAAATTATTATCATCAAGATAGAGTGTCTCCAGCCCGCGAAGGTCGGAGAACACATCCGGCAACATTCCTCCAAAACCATTATAGGATGCAAGGAATGATGTGAGGTTCCGGCAATTGATCAGGCTATGGGGGAGCTCGCCGGAAAGCATGTTCTCGTGAACATACAGTTTGGAGATCGAGCAATCGGCGGGGAAACCAAGCAAACTACCGGTAAGATTGTTGGTGTTGAGGTATAAGTATTTGAGATTGGGAAGGAGGAAGAGCTCCTCTGGGATCTCTCCATTTAATGAGTTCTGATACAGACCGAGGTATTCCAGCTTAGTGGAGGATCTTACCTCGGGAGGGATCGAGCCGGAGAGCGCATTGTCGCCGAGATTGAGCTTGACGAGCAATCTGGAGTGGAAGAGCTCCGGCGGGATGGAGCCGGAGAGGAGATTGCCGTCGAGAAGGAGAATGCGGAGGCGGGAACAGGCGACGAGATGCGGGGGGACGGGGCCGGAGAAGCGGTTGAGGCTGAGgtcgagggagaggagggaggggaggCGGCACAGGCGGGGGCGGAAGCGGCGAGGGGGCCGGCGAGGCCGAGGCCGGAGAGGTTAAGGGATATGATGGCGCCGGGGGAGCGAGGGGCGCATGAAACGCCGGCCCAGCGGCATGGGGGTAGAGAGTGGTTCCAGGGGAGAAGCGACTGAGAAGATCTTGGTAGGCtctggaggaaggagaggagagaaGCAGTGGAGAATGGAGGAGGCAATAGGGATGATGAAGATGATAGAGATGGTGATATGGAAGCTAAGAGGGTGatggtgatgatgatgatgatgttgaGAAGGGAATGTTGCAGGTTAGACATAGCTGGTTTGTAATTTTGATTCAAGAGTATTTTGTTGGATGGCTGAGGGGTTGGGATGTTATAAGGTATGGGCTGGGTGGGTGCTGCTGGTTTTCTGGAGAAGTGGTGGGTGGTGGTGTGGGAAGAGTGGGTTTTCTGGGAGCCTTTCCTTTTCTAAGTAAACATGATGGAGACGGGAAAATATGCGGAATGTCAGATGACAGGTGTTACTGTTAGTGTTCACTGCTTTGCTTTCCATTATATACTCCTCTTTCAATGGTTATGATGAGTTTGCTGAAGGTTGGAGAGTAGTGTCCACTACCTTTTGTGGATAAACTGCTTGCTTTGGTGGAGGAAGACTTGAGAGCAGTATTAAAACGTGATATATTCGAGTGCGCTCTTGGGTTGACGAGGGACAAGGATCGATGGAGCTTCACGTGCATCACGTGCAGCAGCTGGTTGGAGCACAGTGTAGACCAGAAAATGTAACAAATTAACTTGTAAATTGTAATTTGgcctttttaatttttgaatgacCTTGCTATTGAAATATAACATGTTTATAGTTATATTTGGAGGTGTTCAAtagattattatcatataatgtatTTGTTTTGTGAATTGCaaatgtgttatcatataatgGTTTTGCATATGCTTTCAAGGACAATGTGTAGTTTGTCTCTTCTTAATAGACATGATGGTCAGTTCCACCGCACATTAATTTGATAACTGAATATTTTGCTTCAGTGCATCTTGTTTAACATTTATCTTCATTTGGATAATTGTTTCGAAGATGTATGTTATTTAAGCTGACTAAATAGCTCACAAAAACTTAACACTACTGAAATAAAGATGGCTCATGGAGCTATGGTGTCCAGAGGTTTTAATATAATTACACAACAGGGCACTGAAGAGCATGGTCTCCAAGGATgcagttgttttttttttttttttttttggtaaaccaaaggggggggggggggggtggattGTCCCGACGCTGGCTATCTCTCTCGACATGACCATAAGGCCCTAAATCTCATTGGAGAATATTCAATTCAGAGATAAATTTGGGTAACAAGCACTCTCCTCCCCATCATCCCATCATATGGGCGAATCCAACAGGCAACAAGCATCCCCCTCCCCACCATATGGGCAAATCCAAGGGATAAGTATATCACCCCAACACCACCACAGGTCGGTGGACCAAATGCCCCTTCTAAACCCTACGTCCAGGCTGTCAGGAATAATTCACTTCCGTTCATTATTATCTCAGTATTTAATCGAAGCCACGACATCCATCATGATTCGAATCCAGAACACTTGGTTTGAAGGCAAAGATCAGTTCTACCGAATTACCACCGCAGTGGTCAAGGATGCACTTGtctaaaacaaaaataaaaacaataatatCCAACTTGACGAATCTGTTAAACTATCATAGTAGATCATAAAATAATCCAACCCACTTGGTAATTTGATGATTCCGAGGTAGCAAGGGGTGGCAATTTTTTTTGACCCAACCCGACCCTAATCGGGTAGGTTTTTCCAAACTGCAGTGAATACAAGGCAGGTATAGATAATGGTAAAATCAATCCAAAATTTGATCCAAATAtatataattcttcataaatctccTCCTCAAAGTAAATGAAAGATTAATTTTATAGGCTTATGCGATCTGATCCATCCAATTTATCTCATCTAACTCTATCTATTCCGTCCTATTCCATCTTGAGACAGGTACAAGATGGGTACAGATAATGACCTACCTAACCCATATCCAAATCTTGATATTTTTGATCTTATATTTGATTAGGATCATGAGACGGAAGATagtatatgttgggtataaaataccccccaaccgaagttcgtgatgggagtgaccctacggggatccaactgactttcgacctccggcaacgtctcttcaaacctcccagacggccgagcctccgccacactcccaagttttgtcgacgagcaggaccccgccagcgccgaccggattcttcgcgacatccggactcctacgggagccagatctcgtctccgactccaaccacaggcggacttcgtccggactcctactggagccgaacttcgtccccaacctcaactgctggaaggcttcgcccagactcctacgggagccgagctccatctgcgacttcacttacaggtaaactccgtccggactcctacgggagccggacttcgtccctaaccttgattgcaggtggacttcgcccggactcctatgggaaccgagctccgcccgcgacttcacttacaggtaaactccgtccggactcctacgggagccggacttcatcccagaccttgattgcaggtggacttcgcccggactcttacgggagccgagctccgcccgcgacatcacttacaggtaaactccgtccggactcctacgggagccggacttcgtccctgaccttgattgcaggtggacttcgcccggactcctacgggagccgagcttcgcccgcgacatcacttacaggtaaacttcgtccggactcctacgggagccggacttcgtccctgaccttgattgcaggtggacttcgaccggactcctatgggagccgggctccatccccagctccgactacgggaagactccgtccgaattcctacgggagccggacttcgtccccaacctcaactgctggaaggcttcacccagattcctacgggagtcgagctttgcccgcgacttcacttacaggtaaactccgtccgaactcctacgggagccggacttcgtccctgaccttgattgcaggtggacttcgaccggactcctatggaagccgggctccgtccccagctccggctacggaaagactccgtccggattcctacgggagccggactttgtccccaacctcaactactggaaggcttcacccagactcctacgggagccgagctccgtccgcgacttcacttacaggtaaactccgtccggactcctacgggagctggacttcgtccttgaccttgattgcaggtggacttcgaccaaactcctatgggagccgggctccgtccccagctccggctgcgggaagactccatccgaattcctacgggagccgaacttcatccccaacctcaactgctggaaggcttcacccgggctcctacaggagccggacttcgctttcgactccagctaccgactccaaccgaacttcggccgacaagtctagaccccctgacaggccacaataatggccacggttctgctccactccctgcggcggaccctacgcagctctattactccctggcaggccacaataatggccacggttctgctccactccctgcggcagaccctatgcaactccattactccctagcaggccgtactaacggccacgattctgctccactctctacggcgaatcctgtgcggttccaccactccctggagagtcgtgacaatggacgccgctccactccccgtaactgattccacgtggcgagccatgatgacagccacgactccaccttattactcttcatgataaactcctcctgaccatgggcagtccactgccagacggttacaaacatcactatcagtctgttgctccctccgtctataaaaagggggaccccagatacgttattctctaagctctcgtttttacctagaaactctgctaaaattttcgttcgagcactttattcttgttgaggcagagaactgacttgagcgtcggaggatcttgccggagcaaccccacctctgatttagacttcttttgcaggtcccgacagcgatcgcgacttcagcttctccggcgcaagcagatttttataccaacaggattggcgctagaaggagggcgcgaacctccgcagtacccttattcttaaaggagcgctcaacgggattgcccccgggcatcttttccgacgccctcccctccttcctccacttggtctttgcctgaTGCCTCCCAGtaaggcatccacacggcgatccacggcctctacggccagatctcaggctccagcctcacctccagtttcccaacctcctcctcctcctccggcaacggcggtcggcgcggagcaatttgatctgctggcacagcaggtcagaggcctcaccgaagctgtgcaggccatgcagcagcagcagcagccgcaggcatcagtgcgcttgGAAAGAgtatcaccggaacaccagaatccggtggtggggcgggccacttgggccagccgccccattttttctgggaagacgaacccgatggtggagagccctcaatcggatcacgactctacccctgaaagatccctgcccccattctgtcagaggaccctcgagacccgaagtcgagaggattttctagaccggagactccaggagatgaaccggtggatcgaagaactccgccatgct includes:
- the LOC105034821 gene encoding LOW QUALITY PROTEIN: uncharacterized protein (The sequence of the model RefSeq protein was modified relative to this genomic sequence to represent the inferred CDS: inserted 1 base in 1 codon) encodes the protein MSNLQHSLLNIIIIITITLLASISPSLSSSSSLLPPPFSTASLLSFLQSLPRSSQSLLPWNHSLPPCRWAGVSCAPRSPGAIISLNLSGLGLAGPLAASXPRLCRLPSLLSLDLSLNRFSGPVPPHLVACSRLRILLLDGNLLSGSIPPELFHSRLLVKLNLGDNALSGSIPPEVRSSTKLEYLGLYQNSLNGEIPEELFLLPNLKYLYLNTNNLTGSLLGFPADCSISKLYVHENMLSGELPHSLINCRNLTSFLASYNGFGGMLPDVFSDLRGLETLYLDDNNFVGDLPRSIESLENLQALYLSGNGFNGSIPEGIGQCRSLITLSLWGNRFTGPIPPSIGDLRNLEFLYLGQNLLVGPLPPELGKCSSLVELGLQENLIGGSIPPEICDLRDLESLYLFKNQLEGTIPRDIGKMSSLVSLQLYNNSLSGEIPAEITLLRRLSSLSLAFNNLTGEVPPALGKSTAGGLVMLDLTGNDFYGPIPSDLCSGGNLTVLVVGRNHFNGSFPVEIAGCASLRRLILSHNCLQGNIPENLSSKLGTLYLDLSNNLFDGSIPPILGSWHNLSMLDISNNFFSGPIPPELGNLGNLQTLRISSNRLTGSIPSELGNCTKLLHLDLSENQLSGSIPMEIATLEKLQTLILSGNKLTGEIPDSFTSLEGLLELQLGNNMLDGTIPYSLGNLRYIYLALNLSNNRLTGQIPASLGNLDKLLMLDLSSNSLSGEIPSRLDNMISLSFVNISFNQLSGNLPTSWVKLLASSPDSFLGIPDLCLRGKDGSRCQKEIKQHDHRTRWVLLPVVVSGAVLLVAGLCAINYIAVRARRLSARHVSIRSVDSTEDLPGDLTYEDILRATEELSEKYVVGRGRHGTVYRTGFGIDKCWAVKKLDLSESSFSLELKILSLVKHRNIVRMAGNCIRDGFGFIVYEYMSGGTLFEVLHRRMPQVALDWNTRHRIALGIAQALSYLHHDCVPQIIHRDVKSNNILMDAELEPKIGDFGMAKIVNNSDVSSTISSIIGTLGYIAPETGYSTRLSEKCDVYSYGVVLLELLCRKLPVDPSFEDGVDIVRWIKSNLQKSDEWSPLGCLDEEIWYWEEDEKAKALKLLDLAISCTQLACEARPSMREAVRILFKLDG